TGCCcattgatttggaattttctaggccaaactttttgataagttcttttgcatactttccttggtgaataaaagtaccactaggagtttgcttaatttggaggccaaaaaagaaggtaagctctcccattaagctcatctcaaactcactagtcatgagttttccaaactcttcacacaaggaaacattggccgaaccaaatacaatgtcatcaacataaacttgaacaagaagaatatcatcattagatgctttaatgaataaggtagtgtcggtggttcccctttgaaaatgattttccaacaagaaggcactaagcctttcataccaagctcttggagcttgtctaagaccataaagagccttagttaatttaaaaacatgatttggaaattctttatgttcaaaaccggggggttgagccacatacacttctctatcaataaaaccattaaggaaggcacacttaacatccatttgaaacattttgaaacccttatgggcagcataggcaagaagcaacctaattgcttccattctagctaccggagcaaaagactcatcaaaatcaataccttcttcttgatcgtaaccttgggccactaatctagccttattacgaacaacttgtccatcctcaccaagtttatttttaaaaacccacttagtacccgttaccttcttaccatccggatgaggtactagtgtccaaaccttattcttgtcaaattgagcaagctcctcttgcattgctttgacccatgatggatcctcaagagcttgtttgacattgttgggctctatttgtgacaagagagcaagattgctaggttcggttggccttttggtggatgatcttgttgttactccttgagagggatcaccaatgatgaagtcatgaggataacccttcatagacttccattctctaggctttcggacaggtgtagagctttgatgaacttctggtggtctcactgtttcagttgctcgtgcctgctcaggagacaaaatggaagtttctccttcaatctgacgagacaaaactggactggcagattcttcattctggacagatttgggattttctttgcttgttccgGCTCCTTCtccatctgaatcattatctatcacaataatgggaattaagttagaatcacaaaaagtaacatgtatggattcctctattgtcctatgctccttgagataaattctataagccttgcttgtggtggaatatccaacaaacattccttcataggattttggatcaaactttccaagattttctttattattaagcacaaagcatttgcatccaaaaacatgaaagtacttaagatttggaggggttcctttccatagctcataaggagttttctttaacccttttctaatgattgttctattcaaaatataacatgctgtgttcacagcttcaacccataaaaatttaggaatctcattttcacatagcatagccctagtcatttcttgaaggcttcgattccttctttcaaccaccccattttgttgggacgttctagggcatgaaaaattatgagaaatccctaagtcatcacagaatttttcaaagtcttgattttcaaattctcttccatgatcacttctcaaatgggcaattttcaaatccttttcattttgaattttcttgcaaagggtggaaaaagcataaaacgcatcattcttatgagcaaggaaaagtacccaaccgaatctagagtaatcatcaaccacAACAAGACCATAATATTTACctcccaaactttgagttctagtaggaccaaagagatcaatatgtaacatttccaatggccttttggttgagattccatcttttaatttaaaagaggattttacttgtttgcccaattggcaagcatcacaagtaagatccttatcaaacttgatgtttggaatttctctaaccaaattctttttgactcgcttagaaatttggtacatgctagcatgtcccaactttctatgccaaagccatttttcagtttcaaaagatgtaaagcatgttacattttgttcctttaaatcctcaagagttaatccatacacattgttgcatctcttggcttcaaataaaatatccccagttttctcacaaataaccaaacaaacaaacttcttaaagataacatcaaaacctaaatcacacaattgactaacactaagtaagttatgtttcaaaccatttacaagaagcacatcatttatacaagaagaaaagtttttaccaactttcccaacagccattatttttccttttgcatcatcaccaaaggtaacaagtcctccatcatattcatcaagtgttatgaagaaggttgtctttccggtcatatgcctagagcatccactatccatgtaccacatattttcttttttcttggatgctaggcagaCCTACAAAATaaactcaagtgaccttaggcatccaaattttcttggatcctttcacgttaaaccatctcttatgtcccaGATCATtataatcaaaaacaactttgtaaactttatcacctaTCATTCTTTCTCCAAAGAAGCATTGAACTGGAAAATGACCACTTCGgttacatagtctacaaaatcttggagttgctgttttgttaaaggaAGTTGGGTCTTGATACTTAACATCATTCGAAGATGaagcaatgttttcaaaatgtgatttttcagatttataaaaacccaacccagctttatcataaagaggtttttgactagccaagatttgattcaaattttcagaactttgggtgaacttggctaagtcttccttaattcttttaacctctttaagcaactcttcattttgcttaaaaaAATTCACATATGCAAGGACAGAATGGtcactttcacagcttctaacttgggcttttaactgcttattctcttccacaagatcacaagcagtttcggcctctcttagtttttctttgagaaagtcattttcagctttaagaatgaaattttgttgttcaagatcttgattctcagttagaaaacatcttattttttcagaaagatggtctatcataagatgaaggtcttcagtgtcaGAGTTTTGAAATGATACCTGATCTATCTCATTTGCCATGAGACAGGGCTGTGATTTAGTCTcagactcttcatcatcatctgagtcattttccaaatcttcccatgtggccatcagtcccttcttcttcactcttttcggcttctcttcctttttcaacttgggacaatcagatttgaaatgaccaatttccttgcaattgtaacaagttactttgctaaggtctttcttcatcttccttgagccgctgcctttgcctttgagcttcaccattttcctgaatttttttgcaaacaacacaaactcattttcagaagagttatcactggattcatcatccagagggttagtcataGAAGagaaagcaattcctttcttttttgaatcttttttcaaataggagttttcaaaagcaagtagatttcctctcaaatcatcaagtgtcatggaatctaagttactactctcagaaataattaaagcttttgtttcccactcttttgtgagatatctcaacactcttctcactagcacagattctgaatgtgtgattccaagagcatctaagccaacagtgATGatattgaaccgttcgaacagttcatcaatggactctccttccttcattgcaaacatttcatattccctgtttaacatgtctgtccgagtcttctttacaatggtagttccttcatgagtgatttgcaacTTATCCCAGATTTCCTTTTCCGTTGTGCATCATGATACTCGTCGGtattcctcaaagctgatagcacagttgagcagattggttgccttggcatttaactccaccgtcttcctatcttcctcggtccagcttgcttctggtttaagaaAGATTACTCCTTGAGTATTTGTGGTAGTTGAAAATTTAGGACCTTCCAAgatgatcttccaaagtctgtaatccacggcttgtacaaatatcttcattctctccttccaataggtataatttttcccattgaagaggggaggtctgttgcttgattgaccttcagcAAGATTGTATGACAACACATTTGCGCCAttgttttctgccatgaggatctttactccaagctgcaaagcttgatctctttgagaccaagctctgataccaattgatggtttcagtggctaagagaaggggggttgaatcttagcccccttttttgatgctaacacttgctgaccttcagagaagacttttctgtttttgctcgtcactggacacgagcaactttgttttgtctcgtcccttgccacgagacttttttgttttgtctcgtcacttggcacgagataattctggtttttgctcctgtgtagtggaaaacagaaatggagtagaaagagaagaagattgcactcagatatatcctggttcggctgctaagtgcagtgcagcctacatccagtctccatcacaaacatgatggaatttcactataatcaatttgattacaacttgtaaagtgctaacccaacttacaaggggattcccacagaatcatgatacacaacatagatgaacaaaggaactctaagacatctatggctttttcttttaattttgcactctctgcctttttccgctctatggctttttcatacaaacctcactgtttgcctttttccatgagactcaagacatgacaaaattaaacagaaaaactacaaaacagaatacattgaaggagaagaagaactgctagcttaggtagctctgagaactctgtgccttgcactctcaaatcttactccttgcttcaaacagtggttgttcccgctttttaaagaagaggaaagcctccacacttgaagccaaaaccgaaccaacttcttcctccttcaacaaacataGGACCGGTTCGGCCactcagagagagaagagataaccatgcattaaccaacatgcaattacctctagtcctttcttgatcatcacccttcatcaatccgggctctccatccttggcttcctctccaagatggatttctggcccttgatgcctcatgatgatgatgacttcatctgcttcaatctctgccttcaaccatcacttcgccactctagctactccctgtggtggttgagcagaatcaaagacaagccatgcttcaagaatcttctctagctggccgaatcttcttcttccatttttgagcatgaaaggctcaagataatctcaccaaatctaaccacatttggtgaatatcttagccacagctcacttttattttagtatattttcttgccatcattagcttgatggtcttgaggCTTGCTTTCTCTCCTTTTCGGTAGCTCACTTTTGCTTCCATGGCTGCCAATATTTTTTGTGCAATaaccgaagagagaaagagatgagagagagaagaaagaatctgaagTAAAGCTATTTCAAAGTGATTGaactaattaattgaaaatagCTTGATTTTACTTCCCTTAGTTGGCGTGTAGCAATGATgcctttagtcaaatcaatcttctctcacttgcttatgtttccaatgcattaaattaaatttgaattccatccaAAGTGAGAAATGGAATCCGTTGGAGGCAAGCAACAAATGTTAACTTTGCTTTCCTGATGGACTTTGGATTCGGATCATGCATGGAAACATTCATCAAAATTGAATTTGGGCCTTGTTGCAATAAAGCTTAATCTGACCCAATtgattaacatttgctttcctgatacaATTGATTTCGGATCAAACATAGAGCTCACAAGAAAGCATTTGTTTTGGGCTTGCAACAATAATGTTTATTCTGGCCCATTTAATAATTCAGCCTCTTGTAGCAATGctgatttttatttttgggcTAGCAACATCTTTGTTTTTCGGTCCAAAgtaaaatctgcacaacaaaattattaattaagcatatatgaattatgatcaaattaataattttgtatttaaatatttcaataatgtttgttcatcatcaaaattaaataagagttttccaaactcatcagtaATTTACAATATTTCCAGTAGAACATCCAAACAAACAATTTTAATCGATTAATTCATTTACAATTCCAAACATTTTCAACAACTTAAAACTTAATACTTTAAATCTAACCTATCTTAACAACATAAATCCTCTAAAACTAACGATTAAATCTAAATCGAGTATAATATTAATCAACAACTAAAACCTATAATAATACTAAGGATAACTAAAACAAAGAatgaaattaatattaaaatgaaGAAGAACCTGAAATACAGGaatagagaagagaacagaaaaggggGCAGCGGTGGCGGCAATAATGGCGGCAGCAAGAACGACAATTATAGTAGCAACGACAGCGCGGTGATGGGAGAATGTTTGAGGGTCAGCGCTGTATGTTGGTGGCGGCTGGCTGAAGTGGATGGCGCGATAAGATAAAGAGGGGCCGCCGAAGAGGATGTCGAGggagagggttagagagagagtgGACTGCAGAAGGGTTGCTGCTGGTAGCAGGACTAATGGAGCGACGGagagagggttagagagagagtgGGAGAATAGAGGATaaagagaaaaattcaaaatgaagggGAAAAGAGTTTGttgtttgaatttaattttagaaCTTGTTACTGTTGAATCTATTGGCGGATAAGTCCAATAATAATGTTTTGTAGATGACCAAAATGCTGCGTCTCACTAAATTAATTCGATGGTAACGAAACCACGTCAAGTTTTCCATTCTCCCTCCAATTATTACCAGTAATTTTACTATCGAAATAGCGAATCTGATGGTAAATATTTGACACaataaaataattctaatttttttattataaatctgACAATGACGTGATGTTAAATTCGGTAAAAAAATCCAATAATATTCAACAATTTCTTTTATAAAAGATCAATTTGAAAAGACACCAACTTTGTTAGTGAAATATAACATTGATGGATACTAATTTTCAAAGGTTTAATATTTCAATCCCTTGGGAGAGCATGGACCcaataagatgagaaaataaaaatatccttGTACTATAATGGTGATTGTTATTGAAGTGTTATGTTGTTCTCTTATTATTGGATGTATATGAACTACTGTGAAGTGAGTGCCGGTAGCACTAGAgacattatcattattattagctTAATCCACTTTGAATCTGTCTTCGCTCTTTGCATAATTGGAAGTAGACTAGTGATTGGTGATGGGGGATGACGATTAAATGGAACTCATTAATAGATAACAAATCTTTAAATACGATTTCGATTTACGACGAATTAATTTTTGATTGattaaacttaaaaatattataaaaaaaactaaagaaaataaaactctATATAACTAATAATGGAAAAggaattaatgataaaaataaataataatgacaTAAATATGCATTTCACAAATTCTACTTTTAGcaaattattactaatatttttaattattttaatttatcaccaCGATCTAGAAAGATCAAAGATATAAGTAGGCTAAGGTTATTAACCTCATGAAActatctttcaaaaatttaaattaataagatTATTGTcgttattttgattattttttcatagatttaatttttttgttttcttaatgctaaattatttattttagataaaCAAACATTATAAAAAAAACCTTGAATATCATTGAATTTATCAATAGAATATATCTGAAAATATAAATAACGTCGAAAGATATTTATCAACGAATTATTTTGTCTGACTCTAGTTACCGACGTATTTTACGTCAGAATTTGTAATCAATACGACAAAAATAAACGGTTAGTTACTGGTTTTTGACAATAATTTTGGCACCATATTATGTTTTGTGGCTCCCATTTACCATTAGATATTTCTAGGAGGGACGGATCCGGAAATCCTATCGTGGGGagccaataacatatataatattaaagaaatatgcaaataaattataatgtaagatgcattacaaaaatataccgatagaaaatatatatttaaagtacAAACAAAATAAGCATACTTTTACTAACAAAGTGGTACACGTCGAttcttcatatcataaaattcatcgataatagaatcgGTGTCAAATCTTTCAGCAATCTTCTTCTCACTGTAAatcaaaagacaattagcaagaaattcatcttcCATGTTATTTCTGAGtctattcttcacaatattcatagctgaaaaagatctctcagttgtagcagttgaaacaggGAGAGTTAATATCAAGCGAATCAAACGATCAATCAAAGGATATGTTAAAAACTTTCCTGTCTTCGTTAATCCTTGACATAACTCCGAAATTGTGCACAAGTTACTTAAATCAACATGTTTAGAaacatcaagttcataatgttgaGCTTGCATTCTAATGTGAAATTTCTCTTGGTCACTGAAGTCACTTGGATAAAATCGTTCTACTAATTCACATACTTTGTTGACACTGAAGAACTTATAATTATCTTTGGGATCTAAAGTTGAACTTAAAGTAAGCAATTCCACCATATTATGATTGAATCTTCCATTAAGCTCTTGCAACTGTGTATCAGTTACAGCCAGAAATAAATTAACACGGTAATGATGCTCCACTGAAATTTGGTCAACAATTTTGCGAGTTCGGCCTCTTCTAGGAATATGCAATGCATTCATATCAGGAACTTCAACTTCATGTTTCTCACAAAACAATATAACTTCTTTTATGAAAGCCTCCCAACTTGATTCTCTCATTCGTTGGATTAAAGTCTTGGTAGTAGAAACCAGAGTTAAAGCATTCAATATGTCTTGATTTTTTCGTTGCAAAGCTTGACAAAGATCATGACTAACTTCCAAAATATTTCTCATCAAATGCAAAACAAAGACAAATTCAAAGGATGTGATAGTATCATAAGCAGCACTAGCATCACCACGAGTGGAGAAATTACCTTCTTTAGTGCTTTTTTCAAGAACTTCACAAGTAGCATCAAACATGCATAGCAAGCTACGTACAAAATTCAAATGAGACCCCCATCTAGTATCTCTAGCTCTTTGTAAAGTACCAATTTGATTAAGTCCACTACCTGTCACAAGTTGATCATCGGCAATTAAGTTTGCAACATTATTTTCTTGAGCAACCCTTAACTGATTATGACGTTTAGGAGAAACAGTCACAACATTCACAATTAGTGCaagttttgaaaagaattgatgAACATAGCAAACTTCTTTGGCTGCAGAAACAAGTGCTAATTGTAATCGATGAGCAAGACAGTGAATGTAATAAGCAAAAGGACAATCTTTCAAAAATAGAGCTCGCAATCCATTCCATTCACCACGCATATTACTAGCTCCATCATACCCTTGTCCCCTAAGATTTTGAACATCAAGATTATGACGAGAAAGAACTGATGAAATTTCTGTTTTCAATGTCAAAGAACACGTATCAGAAACATGTATAAGATCAAAAAATCTTTCTTGAACACAACCGTGCTTGTCTATAAATCTCAAAACCACAGACATTTGTTCTCGCTTTGACTCATCTCTTGCTTCatcaataattatacaaaatttagaatCACCAATTTCTTCTCGAATTGTTGCAGGCACTTTTCTAGCAAAGTTATGTAATATATCTTTTTGAACACCAGGAGATATATATTGAGCATTTCCAGGAGTATTTTCAAGAACAACATTATTAACATTCTGATTACAGGAAGCCAAAAGcttaattaactcaataaaatttcCCTTATTCAAAGATCCAGGACTTTCATCATCGCCTCTAAATGCACATGCTTGAAATGCAAGCCATCGAATAGCATCAATAGATGTCTTCAACTTTAAGCGGTTATTTACAATAGTTTTATCACTGTGCCTATCAAGAACTTTGTCTATATGCTTAGGTTGAGCCATTAAATCATCACAAGATTTCACACATAAATTATGGGGAGAATTAAGAATAGAACCCTCGTGACATACAAATGCACAATTCACTCCATtgtttactttcttccaattACTAAATCCTAACTCTGAAAATACATTTTTTCTATCATTGCGagcaccataatgtttaccaaacAAGTAGCAAGGCAAACAATAAGCAGCATCTTTTTCTGGTGAATATTCTAACCAACTTGAAAATTTCTTAAACCAAGAAGATTGAAAATATTGACAGTGATTGTTATTACCAGAAGCTGGATAGCTAATATTTGTTGGTTGGTATGGCCCAGCTATTATGTATGCTCTACGAATTTTATCACGTTCATTGACATTATACTGCCAAATTGGACGTCGCTTTCCTGGATCCCTTTCTAGTAAAGAGATATCAACATCTCTTTCTAATCTTGGAACTTTGGCTTTTTGTTGATGTGTATTTTGAGTAAGATTAGAGAGTTCACTTACTTGAACTTCTTGTGAAACAAGATTAAAGGGTTGACTTGTTTGAACTCCAACATCATCAGTAACTTTTCTCTTAaaaattgcatcaattttactttgctttctcatcata
The sequence above is drawn from the Arachis hypogaea cultivar Tifrunner chromosome 4, arahy.Tifrunner.gnm2.J5K5, whole genome shotgun sequence genome and encodes:
- the LOC112795378 gene encoding uncharacterized protein, translated to MAQPKHIDKVLDRHSDKTIVNNRLKLKTSIDAIRWLAFQACAFRGDDESPGSLNKGNFIELIKLLASCNQNVNNVVLENTPGNAQYISPGVQKDILHNFARKVPATIREEIGDSKFCIIIDEARDESKREQMSVVLRFIDKHGCVQERFFDLIHVSDTCSLTLKTEISSVLSRHNLDVQNLRGQGYDGASNMRGEWNGLRALFLKDCPFAYYIHCLAHRLQLALVSAAKEVCYVHQFFSKLALIVNVVTVSPKRHNQLRVAQENNVANLIADDQLVTGSGLNQIGTLQRARDTRWGSHLNFVRSLLCMFDATCEVLEKSTKEGNFSTRGDASAAYDTITSFEFVFVLHLMRNILEVSHDLCQALQRKNQDILNALTLVSTTKTLIQRMRESSWEAFIKEVILFCEKHEVEVPDMNALHIPRRGRTRKIVDQISVEHHYRVNLFLAVTDTQLQELNGRFNHNMVELLTLSSTLDPKDNYKFFSVNKVCELVERFYPSDFSDQEKFHIRMQAQHYELDVSKHVDLSNLCTISELCQGLTKTGNEKKIAERFDTDSIIDEFYDMKNRRVPLC